The following are encoded together in the Methanobrevibacter sp. genome:
- the cysE gene encoding serine O-acetyltransferase — protein sequence MFDGLKGEINTFKEKDPAMRSSIEIFLCYPGFYALLFHRISHWFWNHSLKLLARILSTISRFLTGIEIHPAAQLGKRVFIDHGMGIVVGETTIVGDDVLIYQGVVLGGTTTSKGKRHPTIEKGVIIGAGAKVMGNITIGEYAKIGTGAVVLKDVPPESTCVGVPGRIVKCKNQSHVVDLEHNKLPDPVAAAIRSLEKQVEENEKLIQILLDKNGICVSEEKINDEVEFGDLLKDNRD from the coding sequence ATGTTCGATGGTTTGAAAGGTGAAATCAACACTTTTAAAGAAAAAGATCCTGCGATGAGGTCATCAATAGAAATATTTCTATGTTATCCGGGATTTTATGCATTATTATTCCATAGAATCAGTCATTGGTTTTGGAATCATTCTTTAAAATTGTTAGCACGTATACTATCGACCATTTCTCGTTTTCTTACTGGTATTGAAATCCACCCTGCTGCACAGCTCGGTAAAAGAGTTTTCATTGACCATGGTATGGGCATTGTAGTTGGTGAAACAACCATTGTTGGTGATGATGTATTGATTTATCAGGGAGTTGTGCTGGGAGGAACTACAACCAGCAAGGGCAAAAGGCACCCGACTATTGAAAAGGGAGTAATTATCGGTGCTGGCGCTAAGGTGATGGGTAACATTACTATTGGTGAATATGCTAAAATTGGTACTGGGGCTGTAGTGCTAAAGGATGTGCCTCCTGAATCAACTTGTGTTGGCGTTCCCGGCAGAATTGTAAAATGTAAAAATCAAAGCCATGTTGTGGATTTGGAACACAATAAACTGCCAGACCCTGTTGCGGCGGCAATAAGGTCTCTAGAAAAGCAAGTTGAAGAAAACGAGAAGCTTATCCAAATTTTGCTTGATAAAAATGGAATATGTGTGAGTGAAGAAAAAATCAATGATGAAGTTGAATTTGGAGACTTATTAAAAGATAATCGTGATTAG
- a CDS encoding transcriptional regulator, producing the protein MKPPCEIVVWYVIPAIRSELAKELLNLGMKQKDVSELMDITQPAVSQYITDKRGSGIKLDDDVRAMVHKFARELSEGEATKMDLIPRTCNICKSVRTADVLEQLNIDKSELGEDCQSCLGSEASNC; encoded by the coding sequence ATGAAACCACCCTGTGAAATTGTAGTATGGTATGTTATACCTGCTATCAGATCTGAATTAGCTAAAGAACTTTTAAATTTAGGAATGAAACAGAAAGATGTATCAGAGCTTATGGATATTACACAACCTGCTGTTTCTCAATACATTACTGATAAACGTGGAAGTGGAATAAAACTGGATGATGATGTAAGAGCTATGGTTCATAAATTCGCTCGCGAACTATCTGAAGGTGAAGCTACAAAAATGGATTTGATTCCAAGAACATGCAATATTTGCAAAAGTGTAAGAACGGCAGATGTTTTAGAACAACTTAATATCGATAAATCTGAACTTGGTGAGGACTGTCAATCTTGTTTGGGTTCTGAAGCTAGTAATTGCTAA
- the cysS gene encoding cysteine--tRNA ligase, which translates to MDVYSTLTRSKENFVTINKNRVNLFVCGPTVYDDAHIGHGRTYISFDTIKRYLEYSGYAVFYIQNITDIDDKIINRSKESGIPANELARKFEKRYIEDMTKLNVNGVNLFARATDHVDEILDQIQRLIDKGFAYETEDGVYFEIDKFPEFGKLSNRNIEELESHRDIAETTKKNPQDFALWKKRVGTDEPTWPSPWGDGRPGWHIEDTAITEYYFGPQYDAHGGGLDLIFPHHEAEITQMEAVSGKAPMVKFWLHTGFLNVNGEKMSKSLNNFITIRDLLKDYAAETFRFFVLSTHYRSPIDFSKDSLHQSEKSLDRIRKYYELLDVEVDDETYESEVLASHKKEFFDSMDDDFNTPKAIAAIFGLINDTKNDLESFSDDDKKAIKAFLDDAAHIFGVSFEVEEVNAGSDDLLNLISEVRSELRANKQYDLSDKIRDGLQNLGYEIND; encoded by the coding sequence ATGGACGTTTATTCAACTTTAACTCGTAGTAAAGAGAATTTTGTGACTATTAATAAAAATAGAGTTAACTTATTTGTTTGCGGACCGACTGTATATGATGATGCCCATATTGGTCATGGAAGAACTTACATTTCATTTGATACTATTAAAAGATATTTGGAATATAGCGGATATGCTGTATTTTATATCCAAAACATCACAGATATTGATGATAAAATTATTAACAGGTCAAAAGAAAGTGGAATTCCAGCTAACGAGTTGGCTCGTAAGTTTGAAAAAAGATACATTGAAGACATGACTAAATTGAATGTCAATGGAGTTAACTTATTTGCAAGAGCAACCGATCATGTTGATGAGATTCTGGACCAAATTCAAAGATTAATTGACAAGGGTTTTGCATATGAAACCGAAGATGGGGTTTACTTTGAAATTGATAAGTTCCCAGAGTTCGGTAAATTATCCAACAGGAATATTGAAGAGTTAGAATCTCACAGGGATATTGCCGAGACTACAAAGAAAAATCCACAGGATTTTGCGCTTTGGAAAAAACGTGTCGGTACAGATGAGCCTACCTGGCCATCTCCATGGGGTGACGGCAGGCCTGGCTGGCACATTGAGGACACTGCCATTACAGAATACTATTTCGGCCCTCAATATGATGCTCATGGAGGAGGTCTTGATTTAATCTTCCCACACCACGAGGCAGAAATTACCCAAATGGAAGCGGTTTCAGGAAAAGCTCCAATGGTAAAATTCTGGTTGCATACAGGATTTTTAAATGTGAATGGGGAAAAGATGTCTAAATCTTTAAATAATTTCATCACTATCCGTGATTTGCTTAAGGATTATGCTGCTGAAACATTCAGGTTCTTTGTTTTATCAACTCACTACAGAAGCCCTATTGACTTTTCTAAAGATTCGCTCCATCAGTCTGAAAAAAGTTTAGACAGAATAAGAAAATACTATGAACTTCTAGATGTTGAAGTTGATGATGAAACTTATGAATCAGAAGTGTTGGCTTCCCACAAAAAGGAATTCTTTGACAGTATGGATGATGACTTTAACACTCCAAAAGCTATTGCAGCTATTTTTGGATTAATTAATGACACTAAAAACGATTTAGAATCATTCTCTGATGATGATAAAAAAGCCATTAAAGCATTCTTAGATGATGCGGCACATATTTTTGGTGTTAGCTTTGAGGTTGAAGAGGTTAACGCCGGGTCAGATGATTTGCTTAATTTGATTTCAGAAGTTAGATCAGAGCTCAGGGCCAACAAGCAATATGATTTGTCTGATAAAATTAGGGATGGCCTACAAAATTTAGGTTATGAAATAAACGATTAG